The following nucleotide sequence is from Vitis vinifera cultivar Pinot Noir 40024 chromosome 14, ASM3070453v1.
CAGCACCATCAGTATCTGAAGACAGATCGATATAAGAAAGAAgcattaattcataaataatttcctttttcaattaaaaaaaaaaggcacaagACTGGCTTACCAGATCATGGAAATACAAGAAGaaataatgatttgattttcCTTTGTTGAAAATCGAAACGAAGATCAATGACAGCATAGAGAAGCCGCATACAACTGCGTCTGCACCCACTAGAAAcctgcaaaataataataataataataataataataataataataaaataaagtaaaaatatagCACTGTTTCTCTTTTTGGGATAGGATCATTTACTTGAACGCTGACAAGTAGCTATAACGGACAGTGAAGGAGATGGAGAAGACCTCGACAGTTTCCTTGGCGGTAACCATAACAGCAATGGCCGCCCCTGTAAACGCAAGAGTAAAAAACCTAAGCACCACTTGGGCTATGAAGAAACCCATCTGGGGCGGGCTTGAGGCTTCTCGGCTTACGCCCAGGGCGGAACTCTTCCCATTTGCCACCTCCAGTGACTCCATTGAAAGACCTTGGCAACAAGAGACGAAGCAAACAATTTCAGAGGTGGCTGGTGGCCTCACGGGTTTTGCCACTAtacgtatatatatataaaaaaaaagcaagtaCGGTGGAGACTGATAAAATGTCCAACTCAAAATCTTAGTAGGCAAAATCTGTAGGGCTAGTAACCTACACATAAATGGAAAATGTGTACTAAAGATGGAAAAGGATTTCGTTTCTCACAGCCTTTTGGCCACCTGACATGGACGTGGTGCCGTGGAGTAATCAACGTGGTTTTCCATTTTGTTTGGTACTATCTGATGGGCCCGGTAATGGACCATGTGGGCCCATCATTAAGCCCACCTAACTCAGTTGACCAGGATCCACTGGATCGGCCCACGAAACTTCCTTTCCACTATGATGGTGGGtagaacatatttttgtttcGTTCCAAAAATTTCCATGTGTTTGCCAAATCCTTTACGGAGAGAGTACacggtttttgaaaaaaaaaaaaaaaaaaagaagaaaaagactaGCAAGGGAAttgtgtttttactttttatctcCCTTCAACTAGGACCCACACatttgagttttaatttttttattccaaaaaataaaaataaaataaaactatttacTAAAAACGATTTACTTTTAcattttaggttatttatttattttactttttcatgatttattataattttttttaaataaaaaaatcaaaatatttaactttttctaaatagaaaaagtaataaattgatttttattaccTTTAGGAGTTGTTTGGCATGTAAGAATGATGAGTAAGAATAGACACCTCATTTGTACTCTCTCTTATTCCCATGTTTGAATAAATTCTACGAAGAtaggaatgaaataaaaaatgatacttataagtgaaattttaatttatcacaAGCAGATGGTATTCTAATTCATTCATcgcataaaaaaaatgtaaaatagtataaaattattattttaccctCGAATTTCATTCATCAAACCCTAATGCTTCTTTATCCAATAATAAGacttttttttagtc
It contains:
- the LOC100248101 gene encoding CASP-like protein 1F2; translated protein: MESLEVANGKSSALGVSREASSPPQMGFFIAQVVLRFFTLAFTGAAIAVMVTAKETVEVFSISFTVRYSYLSAFKFLVGADAVVCGFSMLSLIFVSIFNKGKSNHYFFLYFHDLILMVLSMSACAAATAVGYVGRYGQDKAAWMAVCGNVKMFCDKALASILLSLIGFICLFLLTIMAARNLRVSGHLI